The stretch of DNA GCAGATGGGTGATGCCGCCCGCGCCCACGATGGTGGCACGGATATAGTCGACAAGCTGGTTCTGGATCAGGTCCTTGGCGTCCCAGATCGTGTTGAAGATCTCACCCACCGCCAGCGGGGTGGTGGTGTGCTGGCGGATCAGCCTGAAGGCTTCCTGATTTTCAGCCGGGGTCACATCCTCCAGCCAGAACAGGCTGTAGGGCTCCAGCGCCTTGCCAAGCTGCGCTGCCTCGGTGGGGGTGTAGCGGTGATGGCCATCATGGAGAAGATGATGGTCAAACCCATAGGTTTCACGCAGCTTTTCAAACAGTTTCGGGACGTAGTTGAGAGCTTTTCGCGTATCCCAGCCCGTGACCGAAGGCAGCGCCGCATCGGCGGGCTCATAGAACAGCTTGCCCCGGCCCACGCCGTAAGCATCCTTGATTCCCGGAACGCCGGTCTGCGCGCGGATCGCCTTATAGCCCAGATCGATATACTGGCCCACCGCATCGACGGTCTCGGCAATGTCGCTGCCATTGGCATGACCATAGACCATCACGCCATCGCGGCTGCGCCCGCCCAGCAACTGATAGAGCGGCATCCCCGCCATCTTCGCCTTGATGTCCCACAACGCCACATCGACGGCGGCAATCGCGCGCATCGTCACCGGGCCGCGGCGCCAATAAGCTCCGCGATAGAGATACTGCCAGATGTCCTCGCTGTTGCGCGGGTCCATGCCGATCAGGCAGGGAATAACGTGATCTTCCAGATAGCTGACGACCGATTTCTCGCGCCCGTTGAGCGTGGCATCGCCGATGCCATAGACGCCCTGATCGGTCTCGATCTTGAGGGTCACGAAATTGCGGCCTGGCGAGGTGACGATAACGCGGGCAGACTTGATTTTCATGGCGCGAGGTTTCCGGATTTGGTCAACTTGTGTTAGACAACCTCCTTGACCAATTCCATTTGGCCTGTCAATTTTGATTTACGTGGTAAGGCCATTTACAGGAGAGCATAATGACTGACGCCACGCGCCCACAGAGCCCCGGCCCCGAAGCCGGCTCGCATGATCGGCTGTATCAGGATCTGGCGCGCAAGCTGATGGCGGAACTGGCGACCGGCAAGTTCAAGGTGGGCGACCGCCTGCCGGCCGAGCGGGAGCTGACCACGCAGTACAATGTCAGCCGCCCGACCGTGCGCGAGGCTGTGATCGCGTTGGAAGTACAGGGCTTTGTCGAGGTGAAGGTCGGCTCGGGCGCCTATGTCCGCCGTCTGCCGGGGCGTGACGACACGCCGGGCTTCAACATCTCGGCCTTCGAACTGACCGAGGCCCGCCTGCTGTTCGAGGGCGAGGCTGCCGCTCTGGCCGCCACCCAGATCAGCGAGGATGAGCTGGCAGAGCTGGCCGGCCTGATCGATGAAATGGACCGCAACCCCGAGGGGGCGGTGAAGGCCGACCGCGCCTTTCACCTGACCATCGCCCGCGCCTCGCGCAACAATGCCGTGGCCGAAGCGGTTGAGCGCCTGTGGGAGCTGCGGCAACTGTCGCCGGAAAGCGCCCTGCTTCATGAGAAGGCGCGCAACGCCAACGTCATCCCCGTGGTCGAGGAGCATACCGCCGTGCTTGAGGCGCTGCGCGCTCATGATTCCAACGCGGCGCGGGCGGCGATGCGCACGCATCTGGCTGCCGTGCTCGACAGCCTGCTCTTCGCCACCGAGGAAAAGGCCATCGAGGAAGCCCGCCGCGCGGCGCGCGCCAAGCGGGAGCGCTATGTCCGCGCCACCAGTTGACACCAGCCTGATGGGACTGCCGTTTCGGTCATGCCGCTGACGGGGTGTTTCGGCCTGACCATTATGGGCTTCGCCTGCCTTGTCGCGAGGCAGGTGTACCCATCGGCTGGCCGCTGATCGGGCGAAAAAGGGTTTGCATACAGTGACGATGTCGACGCGCCTTGCGCCTGCCCATCTGCCTTTGGTGGCCGCCCGGCCTGCCTATGACCGCGATCAGCGCGCGATCGGCATCGTCCATTTTGGCCTCGGCGCCTTCACCCGCGCGCATCAGGCCTGGTACACCGACCGCGCCATGGACACGGCGGGCGGCGACTGGATGATCGTCGGCGTGTCGATGCGCTCGCCCGATGTGGGGGCGCAACTGAACCCGCAAGGCGGCCTTTACACGTTGGCGCAACGCTCGGCCGAGGGGGTGGAACTGCGCCTGATCGGCAGCGTGGCGCAGGTGCTGCAGGCCGGCGAGGACACCGGGGCCATCGTCGAACATCTGGCGGCGCCCACCACCCATATCGTCAGCTTCACCGTGACGGAGAAGGGCTATTGCCGCGGCGCTGACGGCAGCCTCGATCCCGCAATGGCCGAGCGCGGCTTCTATCCCCTGCTGGCCGCGGGGCTGGAGCGCCGCAAAAGCGCGGGGTTGGGCGGGCTGACTTTGATGTCCTGCGACAATCTGGCGGACAATGGTCATCAACTGCGCGCGCTTCTGCGTTCCTATCTCGGTGAAACCGATCCGGCGTTGCTCGACTGGTTCGAGCACCATTGCACCACCCCCTGCACCATGGTCGACCGCATCGTGCCCGCCACAACGCAGGAGGATCGCGCCGCGCTGGAGGCGATGACCGGCCTGCGCGATGAAGGCGCCGTGGTGACCGAGCCCTTCAGCCAATGGGTGATCGAGGATGCCTTCGCCGGGCCGCGCCCCGCCTGGGAGGCGGTCGGCGCGCAGATCGTGAGCGATGTGGCGCCCTATGAAACCGCCAAGCTGCGCATGCTGAACGGCGCGCATTCGGCGCTGGCCTATCTGGGGCTGGCGCGCGGCCACGCTCATGTCCATGAGGCGGTGGCTGACCCCGTGCTGCGTGCCTGCGTCAGCCGTCTGATGAGCGAGGAAGCCGCTCCCACCATTCACGCCGGGCCTGATCAGGATCTGGCGGCCTATGCGGCAGCCTTGCTGGAGCGCTTTGCCAATCCCGCGCTCAATCACCGGCTGATCCAGATCGCGATGGATGGCAGCCAGAAGATTTCCCAGCGCTGGCTGGCGACTTTGGCTCATGCTCAGGGGCGGCAGTGCCCGGCCATTCTCACCGCCATCGGCGCATGGCTGGCCCATCTGCGCGGCGAGAACATTGCCGCATGGGGCACGGTCGACGATCCGCGTGCGGATGAACTCACGGCTCTGGTCCAAAATTCGCAAGCTGAGGAACAGATTAACGCGATCTTTGGCGAAGGCGGCCCGATGGCCAGCGCATGGCAACCGAGCAGTGCCGACAGGGCCCTCATTATGGCGTGGAAAGGCCACCAACCCGTCCCGTGAGGCGAGGCCGAACCCGGCGCAAATCCCAACAGAAGGTTACCAAATAAACCACGGGCATTTACAGTGTGCCAAGGATTGGGCGCCTATGCTCCGCCCATGAGTGGGAATGTGGCAATCGCCAAAAGCGGCGATCTGGATGTGTTGACGGTGCTGGGCCTGGGGAGGCGTGGCAGCGCGGTATCGGCACATCTGGGCGGTTTGCAGGATGTGCAACTGGCCAAGATCGCCCGCATCCGCCTGCTGACCCAGGCCCTGGCCGCCATCGTGGTGCTGGCGCTCTATGCCGCAAGCGTGAGCTGGATGGCGCTGACCGGCTGGCTGGTGGCGCTGGGCCTGTCACTGGGCCTCGCGGCGCATGCCGATCGCGCTCTGGCCAGAGCGGCCCGCCGCACCACCAAGCGCCGCGAAAGGCTGCTGCAAGGCGCGATGACCGTCGGCAACGGACTGGTCTGGGCTGCCGCGCTGTGGTTTTTCGTGCCCTTTGGCAGCCAGCAGAGCCATTTCGAGATCTGGACCGTGCTGGCCATGCTGATGACGGTCTCGGCGCTGATCATTCCGGCGGTGCCTCTGGCCACGCTGCTCTTCGCGGCGGTGGTGGGCGGCGCGGCGGTGGGCTCCTTCCTTCAGAGCGACTA from Novosphingobium sp. encodes:
- the manD gene encoding D-mannonate dehydratase ManD; the encoded protein is MKIKSARVIVTSPGRNFVTLKIETDQGVYGIGDATLNGREKSVVSYLEDHVIPCLIGMDPRNSEDIWQYLYRGAYWRRGPVTMRAIAAVDVALWDIKAKMAGMPLYQLLGGRSRDGVMVYGHANGSDIAETVDAVGQYIDLGYKAIRAQTGVPGIKDAYGVGRGKLFYEPADAALPSVTGWDTRKALNYVPKLFEKLRETYGFDHHLLHDGHHRYTPTEAAQLGKALEPYSLFWLEDVTPAENQEAFRLIRQHTTTPLAVGEIFNTIWDAKDLIQNQLVDYIRATIVGAGGITHLRRIADLASLYQIRTGCHGATDLSPVTMGTALHFDTWVPNFGIQEYMRHTPETDAVFPHDYSFDKGMLYCGETPGHGVDIDETLAAKYPYKPAYLPVARLEDGTMWNW
- a CDS encoding FadR/GntR family transcriptional regulator → MTDATRPQSPGPEAGSHDRLYQDLARKLMAELATGKFKVGDRLPAERELTTQYNVSRPTVREAVIALEVQGFVEVKVGSGAYVRRLPGRDDTPGFNISAFELTEARLLFEGEAAALAATQISEDELAELAGLIDEMDRNPEGAVKADRAFHLTIARASRNNAVAEAVERLWELRQLSPESALLHEKARNANVIPVVEEHTAVLEALRAHDSNAARAAMRTHLAAVLDSLLFATEEKAIEEARRAARAKRERYVRATS
- a CDS encoding mannitol dehydrogenase family protein — protein: MSTRLAPAHLPLVAARPAYDRDQRAIGIVHFGLGAFTRAHQAWYTDRAMDTAGGDWMIVGVSMRSPDVGAQLNPQGGLYTLAQRSAEGVELRLIGSVAQVLQAGEDTGAIVEHLAAPTTHIVSFTVTEKGYCRGADGSLDPAMAERGFYPLLAAGLERRKSAGLGGLTLMSCDNLADNGHQLRALLRSYLGETDPALLDWFEHHCTTPCTMVDRIVPATTQEDRAALEAMTGLRDEGAVVTEPFSQWVIEDAFAGPRPAWEAVGAQIVSDVAPYETAKLRMLNGAHSALAYLGLARGHAHVHEAVADPVLRACVSRLMSEEAAPTIHAGPDQDLAAYAAALLERFANPALNHRLIQIAMDGSQKISQRWLATLAHAQGRQCPAILTAIGAWLAHLRGENIAAWGTVDDPRADELTALVQNSQAEEQINAIFGEGGPMASAWQPSSADRALIMAWKGHQPVP